Proteins from a single region of Acidovorax sp. NCPPB 3576:
- the tgt gene encoding tRNA guanosine(34) transglycosylase Tgt, translating into MLQFDLLTTDPSSHARRGTLTLNHGVVQTPIFMPVGTYGTVKGVMPQSLHDMGAQIILGNTFHLWMRPGLDVMQGFGGLHRFEQWDKPILTDSGGFQVWSLGAMRKITEEGVHFASPVNGDKLFMSPEVSMQIQTTLNSDIVMQLDECTPYETKGQLTTEREARTSMEMSLRWARRSQDEFHRLNNPNALFGIVQGGMFENLRAESLDRLVEMDFPGYAVGGVSVGEPKDEMLRIMAHTPHRLPAHKPRYLMGVGTPEDLVEGVAQGVDMFDCVMPTRNARNGTIFTRYGDLKLRNARHKADHQPLDTTCTCHACAGAEGVAWDQGGRGGFSRAYLHHLDRCGEMLGPMLTTIHNLHYYLNLMREVRESLDAGRFGEFRRQFAADRARGV; encoded by the coding sequence ATGCTGCAGTTCGACCTCCTGACCACCGACCCTTCCAGCCACGCGCGCCGCGGCACCCTCACCCTGAACCACGGCGTGGTGCAGACCCCCATCTTCATGCCCGTGGGCACCTACGGCACCGTCAAGGGCGTGATGCCGCAGAGCCTGCACGACATGGGCGCGCAGATCATCCTGGGCAACACCTTCCACCTGTGGATGCGCCCGGGGCTGGACGTGATGCAGGGCTTCGGCGGCCTGCACCGGTTCGAGCAATGGGACAAGCCCATCCTCACCGACTCCGGCGGCTTCCAGGTATGGAGCCTGGGCGCCATGCGCAAGATCACCGAGGAAGGCGTGCACTTCGCCTCGCCCGTGAACGGCGACAAGCTCTTCATGTCGCCCGAGGTGAGCATGCAGATCCAGACGACGCTCAACAGCGACATCGTGATGCAGCTGGACGAGTGCACCCCGTATGAAACCAAGGGCCAGCTGACCACCGAGCGCGAGGCGCGCACGTCGATGGAGATGAGCCTGCGCTGGGCCCGGCGCAGCCAGGACGAATTCCACCGCCTGAACAACCCCAACGCGCTGTTCGGCATCGTGCAGGGCGGCATGTTCGAGAACCTGCGCGCCGAATCGCTGGACCGGCTGGTGGAGATGGACTTTCCCGGCTACGCGGTGGGCGGCGTTTCGGTGGGCGAGCCCAAGGACGAGATGCTGCGCATCATGGCGCACACCCCGCACCGCCTGCCGGCGCACAAGCCGCGCTACCTCATGGGCGTGGGCACGCCCGAGGACCTGGTGGAAGGCGTGGCCCAGGGCGTGGACATGTTCGACTGCGTGATGCCCACGCGCAATGCGCGCAACGGCACGATCTTCACGCGTTATGGCGACTTGAAGCTGCGCAATGCGCGCCACAAGGCCGACCACCAGCCGCTCGACACCACCTGCACCTGCCATGCCTGCGCGGGCGCCGAGGGCGTGGCCTGGGACCAGGGCGGCCGCGGCGGCTTCAGCCGCGCCTACCTGCACCACCTGGACCGCTGCGGCGAGATGCTGGGACCGATGCTCACCACCATCCACAACCTTCACTACTACCTGAACCTGATGCGCGAGGTGCGCGAATCGCTGGACGCGGGGCGCTTCGGCGAATTCCGCCGGCAGTTCGCGGCCGACCGCGCCCGCGGCGTGTAG
- a CDS encoding glutathione S-transferase family protein → MLTVHHLETSRSQRVLWLLEELGVPYELRTYQRDPRTRLAPPELRKIHPLGKSPVITEGDDVIAESGAIIEYLVDRYGAKAQGDLAHLEPARGTPERRQCRFWMHYAEGSLMNWLVMKLVFQTLPKQPMPFFVRPIARAVCGKAEQKLVDPNLATAMAFIDDHLSRNAWFAGADLTMADFQMSFPVEAAMSRVQNAGQHSHLQAYQARMRARPAYQRALAKGGPVVMGG, encoded by the coding sequence ATGCTGACCGTCCACCACCTCGAAACCTCGCGCTCGCAGCGCGTCCTGTGGCTCCTGGAAGAACTGGGCGTGCCCTACGAACTCCGGACCTACCAGCGCGACCCGCGCACCCGCCTGGCGCCGCCGGAGCTGCGCAAGATCCATCCGCTCGGCAAGTCGCCGGTCATCACCGAAGGCGACGACGTCATCGCCGAATCGGGCGCCATCATCGAATACCTGGTGGACCGCTACGGCGCGAAGGCACAGGGCGACCTCGCGCACCTGGAGCCGGCGCGCGGCACGCCCGAACGCCGCCAGTGCCGCTTCTGGATGCACTACGCCGAGGGCTCGCTGATGAACTGGCTGGTGATGAAGCTGGTCTTCCAGACGCTGCCCAAACAGCCCATGCCGTTCTTCGTGCGCCCCATCGCGCGGGCCGTGTGCGGCAAGGCGGAGCAAAAGCTGGTGGACCCCAACCTGGCCACGGCCATGGCCTTCATCGACGACCACCTGTCGCGCAACGCCTGGTTTGCCGGAGCCGACCTCACCATGGCCGATTTCCAGATGAGCTTTCCGGTCGAGGCGGCCATGAGCCGCGTGCAGAACGCCGGCCAGCACTCGCACCTGCAGGCCTACCAGGCCCGCATGCGGGCCCGCCCGGCCTACCAGCGGGCGCTGGCCAAGGGCGGCCCGGTGGTGATGGGCGGCTGA
- a CDS encoding surface layer protein NpdA: MPIQKIAAACALLCSAGFASSALAGVIAGTGGTPSSSVMGTTDATTYAIAESGPGHSLVVPYYTAQNGQMTVLHLVNTDVNNGKAVKLRFRGANNGDGLLHMTVLLAPGDVWTGAVTAGANGIAQLTTADATCTSPRLAPGVAQAFITERLNPLWAADVQANHTREGAIEAIVAADIPAAAVYGTGQQERSALFTAIRPVNGTAPCTDAALSAALLEDTSTEATAAARGLATPTGGVAGTWYIIDVPNSTTFSGAATAIRAVNNAGRNARGNYVLFPPTGLTVASPERYTADPLLVSAGVATRVKNIDGETSEPTNAAVIQARYYDLPDLSTPYYLPAGERNARRTAGDLSAQFAATEVMNQYATDPSISARTDWVLSMPTKRYSVAYDYSQPPAVARVYSVVPPSDLGSQYFSGDDTQVKTNPESVCSQWNLTYFDRQTTTRLALSPVVACGTVATVGFQDAGRSSVSASITTQPRSDAFVSGWASIATNASDGRPIIGAALLKLTNPNATPGVAGNYGLTMPHMYKAP; the protein is encoded by the coding sequence ATGCCTATCCAGAAGATCGCGGCCGCGTGCGCCCTGCTGTGCAGCGCCGGCTTCGCCTCCAGCGCCCTGGCCGGCGTCATCGCCGGCACGGGGGGCACGCCCTCCAGCAGCGTGATGGGCACCACCGATGCCACCACCTACGCCATCGCCGAAAGCGGCCCCGGCCACAGCCTCGTGGTGCCTTACTACACGGCGCAGAACGGGCAGATGACCGTGCTGCACCTGGTCAACACCGACGTGAACAACGGCAAGGCCGTGAAGCTGCGCTTTCGCGGCGCCAACAACGGCGATGGCCTGCTGCACATGACCGTGCTGCTGGCTCCTGGCGACGTCTGGACCGGCGCGGTGACGGCCGGCGCCAACGGCATCGCGCAACTCACCACCGCCGATGCGACCTGCACCTCGCCCCGGCTCGCGCCTGGCGTGGCACAGGCCTTCATCACCGAGCGGCTCAACCCCCTGTGGGCCGCCGACGTGCAGGCCAACCACACCCGCGAGGGCGCCATCGAGGCCATCGTGGCGGCCGACATTCCCGCCGCCGCCGTTTATGGCACGGGCCAGCAGGAACGCTCCGCCCTCTTCACGGCCATCCGCCCGGTGAACGGAACGGCCCCCTGCACCGATGCGGCGCTGAGCGCCGCGCTGCTGGAAGACACCAGCACCGAGGCCACCGCCGCAGCCCGCGGCCTGGCCACGCCCACGGGCGGCGTGGCGGGCACCTGGTACATCATCGACGTGCCCAACTCCACCACCTTCTCGGGGGCCGCCACCGCGATCCGCGCTGTCAACAACGCGGGCCGCAATGCACGGGGCAACTACGTGCTGTTTCCGCCCACCGGGCTGACCGTCGCCTCGCCCGAGCGCTACACCGCCGACCCGCTGCTGGTCTCGGCCGGCGTCGCCACCCGCGTGAAGAACATCGACGGCGAAACCAGCGAGCCCACCAATGCGGCCGTCATCCAGGCGCGCTACTACGACCTGCCCGACCTGTCCACGCCCTACTACCTGCCGGCCGGCGAGCGCAACGCGCGCAGGACGGCCGGGGACCTGTCGGCGCAATTCGCCGCCACCGAGGTGATGAACCAGTACGCCACCGACCCCTCCATTTCCGCCCGGACGGACTGGGTGCTGTCGATGCCCACCAAGCGCTACAGCGTGGCCTACGACTACAGCCAGCCCCCCGCAGTGGCCCGCGTGTATTCGGTGGTGCCGCCCTCGGACCTCGGCAGCCAGTATTTCTCGGGCGACGACACCCAGGTCAAGACCAACCCCGAGAGCGTGTGCAGCCAGTGGAACCTGACCTATTTCGACCGCCAGACCACCACCCGGCTCGCCCTCAGCCCCGTGGTGGCCTGCGGCACGGTGGCCACGGTGGGTTTCCAGGACGCGGGCCGCTCCAGCGTCTCGGCGTCGATCACCACGCAGCCCCGCTCGGACGCCTTCGTGTCCGGCTGGGCCAGCATCGCCACGAATGCGTCGGATGGCCGGCCCATCATCGGCGCGGCACTGCTCAAGCTCACCAACCCCAATGCCACACCTGGCGTCGCGGGCAATTACGGCCTGACCATGCCGCACATGTATAAAGCGCCCTGA
- a CDS encoding zinc ribbon domain-containing protein, translating to MSKSLRLSEKWFRRGLWLVSLVFASFLIGLGGTVVDDLPKVEATLQLDDFLDRPAADALRAQVRNAQQAEESADTALDQARLQLAKSRSETAAERETFNNWLATRSATQQSEHNPEVVQRTQALDRLKLRERQTQQAVEAQQQAALDARQAAAAAQQRLSALEQGGYERMAVQQRKVQLRVFLYRLALTLPLLVIAGWLFVKKRKGTYWPFVWGFIFFALFAFFVELVPYLPSYGGYVRYVVGIVVTALVGRYAIVALNRYLERQKRAEALPDQERRKELSYDVALARLAKSVCPGCERPVDLKDPAIDFCPHCGIGLFDHCGACSTRKSAFARFCHACGAGASAGRGLPGGESEASVTASPHSAGPSAGGLAPAGSA from the coding sequence ATGAGCAAATCCCTTCGCCTGTCGGAAAAATGGTTCCGCCGGGGCCTGTGGCTGGTGTCGCTGGTGTTCGCCAGTTTCCTGATCGGGCTGGGCGGCACCGTGGTGGACGACCTGCCCAAGGTCGAGGCCACGCTGCAGCTCGATGACTTTCTGGACCGCCCCGCCGCGGACGCGCTGCGCGCCCAGGTGCGCAACGCGCAGCAGGCCGAGGAAAGCGCGGACACGGCGCTCGACCAGGCCCGCTTGCAGCTGGCCAAGTCGCGCAGCGAAACCGCGGCCGAGCGCGAGACCTTCAACAACTGGCTGGCCACGCGCAGCGCCACGCAGCAGTCCGAGCACAACCCCGAAGTGGTGCAGCGCACGCAGGCGCTGGACCGCCTCAAGCTGCGCGAGCGCCAGACCCAGCAGGCCGTCGAGGCGCAGCAGCAGGCCGCGCTCGATGCGCGCCAGGCGGCGGCTGCCGCGCAGCAGCGGCTGTCCGCGCTGGAGCAGGGCGGCTACGAGCGCATGGCCGTGCAGCAGCGCAAGGTGCAGTTGCGCGTGTTCCTGTACCGGCTGGCGCTCACCCTGCCGCTGCTGGTGATTGCCGGCTGGCTGTTCGTCAAAAAGCGCAAGGGCACTTACTGGCCGTTCGTGTGGGGCTTCATCTTCTTCGCGCTGTTCGCTTTCTTCGTCGAACTGGTGCCCTACCTGCCCAGCTACGGCGGCTATGTGCGCTACGTGGTCGGCATCGTCGTGACCGCGCTGGTCGGGCGCTATGCCATCGTGGCGCTCAACCGGTACCTGGAGCGCCAAAAGCGTGCCGAGGCGCTGCCCGACCAGGAGCGCCGCAAGGAGCTGAGCTACGACGTCGCCCTGGCGCGCCTGGCCAAGAGCGTGTGCCCGGGGTGCGAGCGGCCGGTGGACCTGAAGGACCCTGCCATCGACTTCTGCCCCCACTGCGGCATCGGGCTGTTCGACCACTGCGGCGCGTGCAGCACCCGCAAGAGCGCATTCGCCCGGTTCTGCCATGCCTGCGGAGCGGGTGCGAGTGCCGGCCGGGGGCTGCCGGGCGGCGAATCGGAAGCCTCCGTCACGGCGTCGCCGCACAGCGCCGGACCATCGGCTGGCGGCCTCGCTCCCGCGGGATCAGCCTGA
- a CDS encoding DUF2145 domain-containing protein, whose product MRRLLLAAMVAVALAGTGAAHAGRSCEARKPTPQLIERGMDLAARTARALDAEHARSGTQVVVLARAGQDLSRYGLRYSHLGWVYRTPQGSWRVVHKLNECGTAVGVVYRQGLGEFFLDDLWRYEAVWAVPTPEVQQRMLVVLADRTRATAMHQRPYSMVSYAWGTKYQQSNQWAMETLAAAMEPDTVLRRDQAQAWLRYKGYEPTVLKVGALTRLGGRVTAANVAFDDHPDSERFANRIATVTVDSVLAWLQRAQLASAPVALPPP is encoded by the coding sequence ATGCGAAGACTGCTGCTGGCCGCCATGGTGGCCGTCGCTCTGGCCGGTACGGGCGCCGCGCACGCGGGCCGCTCGTGCGAGGCGCGCAAGCCGACCCCGCAGCTCATCGAGCGCGGCATGGATCTGGCCGCCCGCACGGCCCGCGCCCTGGACGCGGAGCACGCCCGCTCGGGCACCCAGGTGGTGGTGCTGGCGCGCGCGGGGCAGGACCTGTCCCGGTACGGGCTGCGCTACTCGCACCTGGGCTGGGTCTACCGCACGCCGCAGGGGTCGTGGCGCGTGGTGCACAAGCTCAACGAGTGCGGCACCGCGGTGGGTGTGGTGTACCGGCAGGGGCTGGGCGAGTTCTTTCTCGACGACCTGTGGCGCTACGAGGCCGTGTGGGCCGTGCCAACGCCCGAGGTGCAGCAGCGGATGCTGGTGGTGCTTGCCGACCGCACGCGCGCCACGGCCATGCACCAGCGGCCCTACAGCATGGTGAGCTACGCCTGGGGCACCAAATACCAGCAATCGAACCAGTGGGCGATGGAGACGCTGGCCGCGGCCATGGAGCCCGACACCGTGCTCCGGCGCGACCAGGCGCAGGCCTGGCTGCGCTACAAGGGGTACGAGCCGACCGTGCTGAAGGTCGGCGCGCTCACGCGGCTGGGTGGGCGTGTCACGGCGGCGAATGTGGCGTTCGACGACCACCCGGACAGCGAGCGTTTTGCCAACCGCATCGCCACGGTGACGGTGGACTCCGTCCTGGCATGGCTGCAACGCGCGCAACTGGCGTCGGCCCCGGTGGCGCTGCCGCCGCCGTGA
- a CDS encoding 1-aminocyclopropane-1-carboxylate deaminase — protein MNLQKFPRHSLTFGPTPIQPLPRLSAHLGGKVELYAKREDCNSGLAFGGNKTRKLEYLIPEAIEGGYDTLVSIGGIQSNQTRQVAAVAAHLGMKCVLVQENWVNYSDAVYDRVGNIEMSRIMGADVRLDAAGFDIGIRPSWEQAMEDVRQAGGKPFPIPAGCSEHPKGGLGFVGFAEEVRQQEKELGFQFDYIVVCSVTGSTQAGMVVGFAADGRADKVIGIDASAKPEQTRAQILRIAQNTAQLVELGRDITEADIVLDTRYGGPEYGLPSEGTLEAIRLCARQEAMLTDPVYEGKSMHGMIEMVRNGEFPAGSKVLYAHLGGVPALNAYSFLFRNG, from the coding sequence ATGAACTTGCAGAAATTCCCCCGCCATTCGCTGACCTTCGGCCCCACGCCCATCCAGCCGCTGCCGCGCCTGTCCGCCCACCTGGGGGGCAAGGTCGAGCTGTATGCCAAGCGCGAGGACTGCAACTCGGGCCTGGCTTTCGGCGGCAACAAGACGCGCAAGCTCGAATACCTCATTCCCGAGGCGATCGAAGGCGGCTACGACACGCTGGTCTCCATCGGCGGCATCCAGTCCAACCAGACGCGCCAGGTGGCCGCCGTGGCCGCGCACCTGGGCATGAAGTGCGTGCTGGTGCAGGAGAACTGGGTGAACTACTCCGACGCGGTGTACGACCGCGTGGGCAACATCGAGATGAGCCGCATCATGGGCGCCGACGTGCGGCTGGACGCGGCGGGCTTCGACATCGGCATCCGCCCGAGCTGGGAGCAGGCCATGGAAGACGTGCGCCAGGCCGGCGGCAAACCGTTTCCCATTCCGGCGGGCTGCTCCGAGCACCCCAAGGGCGGCCTGGGCTTCGTCGGCTTCGCCGAAGAAGTGCGCCAGCAGGAAAAGGAACTGGGCTTTCAGTTCGATTACATCGTCGTGTGCTCGGTCACGGGCAGCACGCAGGCCGGCATGGTGGTGGGCTTCGCCGCCGACGGCCGGGCCGACAAGGTGATCGGCATCGACGCATCGGCCAAGCCGGAGCAGACCCGCGCGCAGATCCTGCGCATCGCGCAGAACACCGCCCAGCTGGTGGAGCTGGGCCGCGACATCACCGAAGCCGACATCGTGCTGGACACGCGCTACGGCGGCCCGGAATACGGCCTGCCCAGCGAAGGCACGCTGGAGGCGATCCGCCTGTGTGCGCGCCAGGAGGCCATGCTGACCGACCCGGTCTATGAAGGCAAGTCGATGCACGGCATGATCGAGATGGTGCGCAACGGCGAATTTCCGGCAGGCTCCAAGGTGCTGTATGCGCACCTGGGCGGCGTGCCCGCCCTGAACGCCTACAGTTTCCTTTTCCGCAACGGTTGA
- a CDS encoding Lrp/AsnC family transcriptional regulator produces the protein MCATKLRKPAVPAPAVDLTGELDRTDKAILRALQRDASVSNVALAAKVHLSAPACLRRVERLKRLGLIDGVVALLNPRAVGAGMLVMIGVVLDRSTPESFAEFEKAAAKISGCMECHVVTGEFDYFLLVRTKDSESFNRLHAEQLLYLPGVRQVRSFMVIRNVLSTTELPMAI, from the coding sequence ATGTGCGCAACAAAATTAAGAAAGCCTGCGGTGCCGGCACCCGCTGTCGATCTCACCGGCGAACTGGATCGCACCGACAAGGCCATCCTGCGGGCGCTGCAGCGCGATGCCTCGGTCTCCAACGTGGCGCTGGCGGCCAAGGTCCACCTGAGCGCACCGGCCTGCCTGCGGCGAGTCGAGCGTCTCAAGCGCCTGGGGCTGATCGACGGGGTGGTGGCACTGCTCAATCCGCGCGCCGTGGGCGCTGGCATGCTGGTGATGATCGGCGTGGTGCTGGACCGCTCCACGCCCGAGTCGTTCGCCGAGTTCGAGAAGGCCGCTGCCAAGATCTCGGGCTGCATGGAATGCCACGTGGTGACGGGCGAGTTCGACTATTTTCTACTGGTGCGCACCAAGGACAGCGAAAGCTTCAACCGCCTCCATGCGGAGCAGCTGCTCTACCTGCCGGGCGTGCGGCAGGTGCGCTCGTTCATGGTGATCCGCAACGTGCTATCGACGACCGAGCTGCCCATGGCGATCTGA
- a CDS encoding surface layer protein NpdA, whose translation MKVKTISGAVSALLGTLAMAGAAHAGVIAGTGATPSSTQLGGTDAVSIKVAEGQAGHALLVPYFTAQNGQMTVLHLVNTDLDNGKVVKVRFRGANNGDSLLSVHVLLSPGDVWTGAVTAGADGLAQLTTSDNTCTLPRLAQGVAQPFSTSRLDPAWTPEVMAANTREGAIEAIVMADVPQASIYGTDGASKSALSVAIQQVKEVAPCSESVLNAALLQDTSSEAVAASRGLAAPSGQLSATWYIIDVPGSTTFSGAATAIQAINNTGLPARGNYMLFPPTDTAVLQPERYTADPLLVSAGLATRNKDLQGNTSFPTASAVLLARYNDLPDLSTPVYLPATAASARATAGDLSRLLAVREFKNQYVLDDSIAARTDWVVATPTKRYSVAKDYSQSDPSNQRVYSVVPPSGAGEQYFHALNTQVRDGVCSQGGSWSFRMGSRDGTLTPDSVVADAALQPESCGALSVLSFSESRSAVSSSIARKTLPGTALNGWAVMRVPDARGIPLIGAAFTKLSNPSATPGVAANYGLTFPHVVKAP comes from the coding sequence GTGAAAGTCAAGACCATTTCCGGGGCGGTCAGCGCCCTGCTCGGCACGCTGGCCATGGCCGGCGCAGCACACGCAGGCGTGATCGCCGGCACCGGCGCCACGCCTTCCAGCACGCAGCTGGGCGGGACCGATGCCGTCAGCATCAAGGTGGCCGAAGGCCAGGCCGGCCATGCATTGCTGGTGCCCTACTTCACGGCACAGAACGGCCAGATGACGGTGCTGCACCTCGTGAACACCGACCTCGACAACGGCAAGGTCGTGAAGGTGCGCTTTCGCGGGGCCAACAACGGCGACAGCCTGCTGAGCGTGCATGTGCTGCTGTCGCCCGGCGACGTGTGGACGGGCGCCGTGACGGCCGGGGCCGACGGCCTGGCTCAGCTGACCACAAGTGACAACACCTGTACGCTGCCGCGGCTGGCCCAAGGGGTTGCGCAACCTTTTTCCACCAGTCGGCTGGACCCCGCATGGACGCCAGAGGTCATGGCGGCCAACACCCGCGAAGGCGCCATCGAAGCCATCGTGATGGCCGACGTGCCACAGGCATCGATCTACGGTACCGACGGCGCAAGCAAGTCGGCGCTGTCCGTCGCCATCCAGCAAGTCAAGGAAGTCGCGCCCTGCTCCGAATCCGTGCTCAACGCAGCGCTGCTGCAGGACACGAGCAGCGAGGCCGTCGCCGCCAGCCGCGGCCTTGCGGCCCCCAGCGGGCAGCTCAGTGCAACTTGGTACATCATCGACGTACCCGGCTCCACCACGTTCTCCGGCGCTGCCACGGCAATCCAGGCCATCAACAACACGGGCCTTCCGGCGCGCGGCAACTACATGCTGTTCCCCCCCACGGACACGGCAGTGTTGCAGCCAGAGCGCTACACCGCCGACCCGCTGCTGGTGTCCGCAGGCCTGGCCACCCGGAACAAGGACCTTCAGGGCAATACCTCGTTCCCGACGGCATCCGCTGTCCTGCTGGCCCGCTATAACGACCTGCCCGATCTTTCGACGCCCGTCTATCTGCCCGCCACCGCAGCCAGCGCCCGCGCGACGGCAGGCGACCTGTCCCGGCTGCTGGCGGTCCGAGAATTCAAGAACCAGTACGTTCTCGACGACTCCATCGCCGCCCGCACCGACTGGGTGGTCGCAACACCCACCAAGCGGTACAGCGTGGCCAAGGACTACAGCCAGTCCGACCCATCGAACCAGCGCGTCTACTCCGTCGTGCCCCCCAGCGGGGCCGGCGAGCAGTACTTCCACGCGCTCAACACCCAGGTCCGCGACGGCGTCTGCAGCCAGGGCGGCAGCTGGAGCTTCCGGATGGGCTCGCGCGACGGCACCCTCACGCCCGACAGCGTGGTGGCGGACGCCGCATTGCAGCCAGAAAGCTGCGGCGCCCTGTCCGTGCTTTCGTTCTCCGAGAGCCGGTCGGCCGTGTCCTCCTCCATCGCCCGCAAGACGCTGCCAGGCACGGCCCTCAACGGCTGGGCGGTCATGCGGGTACCCGACGCGAGAGGAATTCCCCTGATCGGCGCAGCGTTCACCAAGCTGAGCAACCCCAGCGCCACGCCCGGCGTAGCGGCCAACTACGGGCTGACCTTTCCGCATGTCGTGAAGGCGCCCTGA
- a CDS encoding YiaA/YiaB family inner membrane protein — MSHPFAPSPLIQRDTPAWRLQVWVSFGIAVFCCAVGLAWLPGEAMERAFMVMGYVFCLSAAFMLAKFVRDNQARRGADTPMFKLVVWGAFAVAVGLTGWGLWSMDINPTYQAFLGVSWLYLITTAFTLAKMLRDRHEADLADARWQGRREASMQAGGPPSAPAAAPDKAGKATVE; from the coding sequence ATGTCACACCCCTTTGCTCCTTCGCCCCTGATCCAGCGCGATACGCCCGCCTGGCGCCTGCAGGTCTGGGTTTCGTTCGGCATCGCCGTGTTCTGCTGCGCAGTGGGGCTGGCCTGGCTGCCAGGGGAGGCCATGGAGCGGGCCTTCATGGTGATGGGATACGTCTTTTGCCTGTCGGCCGCGTTCATGCTGGCGAAGTTCGTGCGCGACAACCAGGCGCGCCGCGGCGCGGACACGCCGATGTTCAAGCTGGTCGTCTGGGGCGCGTTCGCGGTGGCCGTGGGCCTCACGGGCTGGGGCCTGTGGAGCATGGACATCAACCCGACCTACCAGGCCTTCCTGGGCGTGAGCTGGCTCTACCTGATCACCACCGCCTTCACGCTGGCCAAGATGCTGCGCGACCGCCACGAGGCGGACCTGGCCGACGCCCGCTGGCAAGGCCGCCGCGAGGCCTCCATGCAAGCCGGCGGCCCCCCTTCCGCACCAGCCGCTGCCCCGGACAAGGCCGGCAAGGCGACGGTGGAGTAA
- a CDS encoding universal stress protein, producing the protein MLKILIAVDGSDLSLDAVHHTLALLRQGLRASVVLAHVQEPATLYEMVVSRDPDLIAAASLEAGLHLMAPARAIFEAADVEHETDVGVGDVANTLVEIAERHGCGMLVIGARGQGAIRSALLGSVSQALVHASHVPVTIVKHADALETVDMNAEGGQEALA; encoded by the coding sequence ATGCTCAAGATCCTCATCGCCGTCGATGGCTCGGACCTCTCCCTGGACGCCGTGCATCACACCCTGGCCCTGCTGCGCCAGGGCCTGCGCGCCAGCGTCGTGCTGGCCCATGTGCAGGAACCCGCCACGCTCTATGAAATGGTGGTGTCGCGCGATCCGGACCTCATCGCCGCAGCCAGCCTGGAAGCCGGCCTGCACCTGATGGCCCCGGCCCGCGCGATCTTCGAGGCCGCGGACGTGGAGCATGAAACCGATGTGGGCGTGGGCGATGTGGCCAATACGCTGGTGGAGATCGCCGAGCGCCACGGCTGCGGCATGCTGGTCATCGGAGCCCGCGGGCAGGGCGCCATCCGCAGCGCGTTGCTGGGATCGGTGTCGCAGGCGCTCGTGCATGCGAGCCATGTGCCGGTGACCATCGTCAAGCACGCCGACGCGCTGGAAACCGTGGATATGAATGCCGAGGGCGGGCAGGAAGCCCTGGCCTGA